DNA sequence from the Gemmatimonadota bacterium genome:
GGTCGCCCAGGTAGTGCTGGAACATCTCCCGCGGCGTGCTGGGCTCGGAGGGCAGGACGGCGCCGGGCATGGGATCGGGCTGTTCCGCGTTATCGCGAGCGAACGGGCTCAGGCGCCGGCGCCGCCAGCACCGGTGCTGCGCCTTGCTGCCGGCGGCTGGGGGGCCGGCTGTGGCCTGGCCCTGCCCACGCGCCTCCGGCGCCGCGGCTGGTAGGCGCAGAGAGGCTCGGCCGCCAGCCAGTCCCCGGTCATGGCGTAGGCCCGGGCGCGGCTGCCGCCACAGACGTTGCGGAACTCGCACACGCCGCACTTGCCCTTGAGCCTCGAGCGGTCCCGCAGCTCGCAGAACAGCGCCGAGCCCCGGTAGACCTCGACCAGGTCATCCGTCCGAACGTTGCCTGCCCGGACGGGCAGGAACCCCGAAGGATAGATCTCACCCGTGTGACTGACGAACAGGAAGCCGTCGCCATCGTTCACGCCCCGGGCGCGCCCGATCCCGTCCCCGGCCGAGACAGGCCCCTGCTTCGCCAGGGCGCTCGGCCGCGCGCACCCGTAGCCCAGCCGCCGCTCCTCCACCCGGCGCTGCAGCACCACGCGGCTGTATTGCGGCGCCGCCGTGGCCTTGATGTCGAAGGGCACCTCGCGCGCGAGATCGTACATCTTGTGGAAGACGGCCTCGAACTCCGCCGCGCTGGGAAGGTCCTCACCCCGCGCGCGGCCCGTGGGGACCAGGAAAAAGACCTCCCAGAAGACGATGCCCAGCCGGCGCATGAGCGCGGACAGCGCCTCGAAATCCTCCACGTTGTGCCGCCCCACCACGGTGTTCACCTGCGTGGAAAGCCCCACCTCCCGCGCCTCGCGCAGCACCCGCAACGCCTCGTCGAAAGAGCCCGGCACGCGCCGGAATGCGTCGTGGATGGCCGGCCTCGAGCCATCCAGGCTCACCGCCAGCCGCGCCAGCCCCGCGGCCTTGAGCGAGGTCAGCAGGTCGCGCGAGGCCAGCGGCGTCGCGGCCGGCGTCATGGCCACCCGCAGCCCCAGCCCGGTGGCGTGCGAAACCAGCTCCACCATGTCCGGCCGCTTCAAGGCGTCGCCGCCGCTGAACACGAAGATGATCGGGCCGAAACGGCGCACCTCCTCCAGCAACCGTTTGGCCTCCGCCGTGGTGAGCTCGAGGGGATGGCGGAGCGGCACGGCCTCGGCCCGGCAATGCCGGCACGCCAGATCGCACGCCCGCGTGGTCTCCCAGATCACCAGGAAGGGCGCCTGCGAAAAGTCCACACGCATTTCGGGTCTCCTTCTTCCCGAGCGCTACTCCACCGTTCCACAAACCTTATTCACCGCAGAGGGCGCAGAGTGGCAGCGAGTGTCTGACGGCGTTTTATCTCCGTTCCCAGCGCTCGGCAGTGAATTGACAGGTCAACGCAGTTGCGAACGAGGGTAAATGCCTTGCCGGTGCCGACTGCACCAGCAGGCTCCGTACCGCGCCGCTGCGCGAAGCTAAGTGCCCATGTCACAGCGCATTACATTCGAAGGCCGCGTCACCATCTGAGGGCGCACGGGACAAAATGCCCGATCCAGCGGGGTAAACCAGGGGCAGGCCAGATTCCGCCTGCAGCAACAGCTCTTTCTGCGGCGCAGCCTTGCCACACGTTTGGGGCGCGGCGCCCCGGGGCGGGGCGTACGGGCCTGGCATGGGCCTGGCCGCTATAGACCTAACCCCAAGTCGGACAGCGAGTTGTGATGTTGGTCGAGGGGTCCGGCCGGCGGGCATGAAACTCGCCGGAATGCGGGGCGGGGGACGCCCCGGAGGGGGCGAAGGAGATCCAAATGACAGGGAAACGATGGGAACGGCTGGCGGCGCGGC
Encoded proteins:
- a CDS encoding TIGR04053 family radical SAM/SPASM domain-containing protein, encoding MRVDFSQAPFLVIWETTRACDLACRHCRAEAVPLRHPLELTTAEAKRLLEEVRRFGPIIFVFSGGDALKRPDMVELVSHATGLGLRVAMTPAATPLASRDLLTSLKAAGLARLAVSLDGSRPAIHDAFRRVPGSFDEALRVLREAREVGLSTQVNTVVGRHNVEDFEALSALMRRLGIVFWEVFFLVPTGRARGEDLPSAAEFEAVFHKMYDLAREVPFDIKATAAPQYSRVVLQRRVEERRLGYGCARPSALAKQGPVSAGDGIGRARGVNDGDGFLFVSHTGEIYPSGFLPVRAGNVRTDDLVEVYRGSALFCELRDRSRLKGKCGVCEFRNVCGGSRARAYAMTGDWLAAEPLCAYQPRRRRRVGRARPQPAPQPPAARRSTGAGGAGA